GTGCGAAGAAGATGCCGGGCATCGTCGGCGCGTTCGGGCTGGGCGAGCTGCCGACGGTCTTCGTCGCCGCGGGCGACATCTCGCTTGATCCGGGCGCTGCTGCGGCCGGCCCCGATTCGCTGTGGCGCGTCTACTCGATGACCAAGCCGGTCACCGGGATGGCGGCGATGCTGCTGGTCGAGGACGGCAAGCTCTCGCTCGACGATCCGCTCTCGAAATTCTTTCCGGCGTTCGCGAAGATGCGCGTGCTGACCAGCCCGGACACCTCGCTGGACACGCGCCCCGCGACGAAGCCGATCACGATCCGTGAGCTGATGACCCATACGTCCGGGCTCGGCTACCAGATCAACGCCAAAGGGCCGCTGCTCAAGGAATATGAGCGGCTCGGCCTCGTTCCGTTCACTGCCAACGCGCAGACCGAGGCGCAGGCGCGGCGAACCCGCCCGGCCTCGCTCATCGCCTTCGCCGAACGTGCCGCGCAGGCGCCGCTGGTCGCCGAGCCGGGGACGACCTGGCACTACTCGATGGGCCTCGACGTGCTCGCCGCGGTGGTCGAGAAAGTGAGCGGGATGCTGTTCGAGCGCTTCGTGCAGACGCGGCTGTTCGCGCCGCTCCGGATGACGTCGTCGTTCTGGCAGGTCCCGCGCGCAAACATCGGGCGCTTTGCGAGCAACTATGTCTTCGTGGAGGACACACTTTCGCCGCTCGATCCCGCCGCTCGGTCGCCGTGGCTGGAGGCGCCCAGCTTCCCGTATGGCGGCGCCGGGCTGGTCAGCAGCGCGCGCGATTACGACCGCTTTCTCCACATGCTCCAGAACTACGGCACGCTCGACGGTGTCCGGGTGATGAAGGACGCGACGGCCCGACTGGCGATGTCGAATTTGATGCCGTCCGGCGTCACCTTCGACAACGACGGGCAGCAACGCGGCTTCGGCGCTGGCGGCGTCGTCTACCTGACCGACGATCCCGCCGGCGCCAGCAAGGGCAGCTATGGCTGGGCCGGCGCGGCGGGAACGCTCGCGATCGTCGACCCGGCGAAGCGGTTCCGCAGCACGATCATGGTGAACTACTTCCCGGCCGAGAAGTGGCCGCTTGGCAAGGAAACTTTCGGCGCAATCCGGCGTGATGCGGCGCGGCTGCACGGCGGGCGCTGGTGAGGCACAGGGCGAGAGCAAGCGTGAGGGCAGGGAAGTGATCGAGACCGGCTTCACGGGCGGCACGCTCGACCGCGCCGACGCGCTGCGCCACGATGCACCCGCCGTCGCGGCGCTGCTCGCCGATCCCACATCGCGGCTGTTGCTGCTGCGCGATTTCGAGCCGGTCGTCACCGATGACGGCCGGCTCGCCTGGGGTTCGGTCGCCGACGCGCCCGCCGGCGCCACCTTCGTGCTGCTCGGGTTGGGTGAGGGCCGCGCACATTTCGCCGCGATCGTACCCGGCGAAGCTCCGCCACCGCCGTACCGCTCGCCCTCGCTCTTCGCGCTCCTCGATCGCTTGCGCGGCGGAGAGGCCGCCACCTTCGCGGCGGCGCGCGCGTTGATCGATTGGCACGCGCGCCATCCGTTCTGCGCGCGCTGCGGCCACGGCACAACGCCGTTCCGCGCCGGCTGGGGCCGCGCCTGCCCGAACTGCAAGGCCGAGCACTTCCCGCGGGTCGATCCGGTCGTCATCATGATCGCCGAGCATGACGGCCGCGCACTGGTCGGGCGGCAGCCGTCGTGGCCGGCGGGCCGCTATTCTGCGCTGGCCGGGTTCCTCGAACCCGGCGAGTCGATCGAGGAAGCCGTCGCGCGCGAGATCGGCGAGGAGGCTGGCGTGCCGGTGACGGACGTGCGCTACGTCGCCAGCCAGCCGTGGCCGTTTCCGTCGCAACTGATGATCGCGTGTATCGCGCGCGCCGAGCACGACACGATCACGCTCGACACCAATGAGCTGGAACATGCGATGTGGGTCACCCGCGACGAAGCCCGCGCGGCGCTGGCGGGCGAGCCGGGCGCGTTCGGCGCCCCACCGCCCTACGCGATCGCGCACGCCTTGCTGAAGGCATGGGTGGAGGGCGGGGCGTAGGTCGGTCTGCGTTGTGCCAGCCGGTTGGGTTGGTCCTGCACGTCCTGTATGGGTCGGGGGTGCGCCCGACCTATTCCTGCGACCGGGCTGCAGGAAACCGGTGCTGCACGACTGGATTCACGCAGGGCGCTGTCACCGATATCAACACCCTTGCGAAGGCTACGGGCCAGCTGGAAAAGCGATCGGGACGACGCACTCGCTCAGCCCGCTCGACCCGCTGAATACGAATCGCGATGACCTAGTGCGAGCCTGCTTTGCCTCCGGGCAAGCTTGGCACGAACGGTAATCGACAACGGAACAGGCGGGCGTCCGACCATCCGCCTCTCACACCATCGTCAATCCGGCAAAAACCACCCCGGTCGCCAAAATCACTGTGACGAACCGCTCGCTTGCCTGAACCGGCCCGCCATGGACCCCGATACCGCCTGGATGGCAGGTAGGGCGTGTGGCCGGGAGAACGTCGCGACATTTTTTAGTATCGGCACGCCACGGACGCCCGCCTAAACCCAGGGCGAAGCATCCTCAGATGCTTCGCCCTGAAGCGCCAAGCTCCCGCCGGCCTGACGCCCCGGTCAAACGTCCAGGTTCGCCACGCTTAGCGCATTCTCCTGAATGAACTCGCGCCGCGGCTCCACGACGTCGCCCATCAGTCGCGTGAAGATCTCGTCCGCTACGTCCGCCTGCTCGATTGCGACCCGCAGCATTGTTCGATTGGACGGGTCCAGCGTGGTCTCCCACAATTGATCGGCGTTCATCTCGCCCAGCCCCTTGTAGCGCTGGATCGACAGCCCCTTGCGCCCCGCGGCGAGGATAGCGTCCAGCAACTGCGACGGCCGTGCTACCAATGATTGGCCGCGTCCGACCGTCACCGTCTCCTCACCCTCTTCGTCGGTGGCGATCGCATCGACCGGTGCTTCCACCGCAGAGCCCTTCACCGGCACCAGCTTGGCGGCATGCGCGAACGTGTCGGCCTGTTCGCCGGCCAGCGTGTGGAGCTTGCGCGCCTCGGCCGAGGCGAGGAACGCTGCCTCCACGATGTGATGATCGGTCACCCCGCGCCACAGCCGTTCGAAATGGATGCCGCCCTCCTCGGTGACGCTGGCGCTCCACGTTGCTTCGTTGTCGCCCTGGTCCAGCCGTCGCACCACCTCGGTGACTGCGGCAGCGCGGGCCTCGCGCGTAGCCTCGGGATCGAGCGCTCCGCCCAGCGCCAGACCCTCGATAATCACCGGATCATAACGCCTCGGAACGTAGCGCATCAGTGTACGCATCCGCCGCGCATGTTCCACCAGCGGGCGGAGATGTGCCCCCGTCAAAGCCTCGGCGCCGCGCTCCAGCGCCATCCCGGCGAGCCCAGCGTCGACCAGGTAATTGTCGAGTGCATGATCATCCTTCAGGTACACCTCGGACCGGCCCTTCGTCGCCTTGTAGAGCGGCGGCTGGGCGATGTAGAGGTGTCCGTTCTCGATGATCTCAGGCATCTGTCGATAGAAGAACGTCAGCAACAGCGTGCGGATATGCGCACCGTCGACGTCCGCGTCGGTCATGATGACGATTTTGTGGTAGCGGAGCTTCTCCAGCTTGAAGTCGTCGCGCCCGATCCCTGTCCCCATTGCCTGGATCAGCGTGCCGATTTCCTTGGATCCCAGCATCCGGTCGAAGCGCGCACGCTCCACGTTCAGGATCTTGCCGCGCAGTGGCAGGATCGCCTGGAAGTGCCGGTCGCGGCCCTGCTTGGCCGAACCGCCGGCCGAGTCACCCTCGACCAGGAACAGCTCGGACTTCGACGGGTCGCGCTCCTGGCAGTCGGCGAGCTTGCCGGGCAGGCTGGCGATGTCCATCACGCCCTTGCGCCGCGTCAGTTCGCGCGCGCGCTTGGCCGCCTCGCGCGCCGCGGCGGCGTCGATGATCTTGCCGACGATCGAGCGCGCGTGCTGGGGATTTTCCTCCAGCCAT
The genomic region above belongs to Sphingomonas phyllosphaerae 5.2 and contains:
- a CDS encoding serine hydrolase domain-containing protein — translated: MTTKRWTTATLTVALLATAGAPAQQAAPRPQPAPARSADAAPTRSPDAASAAALLPQTQALYDGYVRAKKMPGIVGAFGLGELPTVFVAAGDISLDPGAAAAGPDSLWRVYSMTKPVTGMAAMLLVEDGKLSLDDPLSKFFPAFAKMRVLTSPDTSLDTRPATKPITIRELMTHTSGLGYQINAKGPLLKEYERLGLVPFTANAQTEAQARRTRPASLIAFAERAAQAPLVAEPGTTWHYSMGLDVLAAVVEKVSGMLFERFVQTRLFAPLRMTSSFWQVPRANIGRFASNYVFVEDTLSPLDPAARSPWLEAPSFPYGGAGLVSSARDYDRFLHMLQNYGTLDGVRVMKDATARLAMSNLMPSGVTFDNDGQQRGFGAGGVVYLTDDPAGASKGSYGWAGAAGTLAIVDPAKRFRSTIMVNYFPAEKWPLGKETFGAIRRDAARLHGGRW
- the nudC gene encoding NAD(+) diphosphatase, with protein sequence MIETGFTGGTLDRADALRHDAPAVAALLADPTSRLLLLRDFEPVVTDDGRLAWGSVADAPAGATFVLLGLGEGRAHFAAIVPGEAPPPPYRSPSLFALLDRLRGGEAATFAAARALIDWHARHPFCARCGHGTTPFRAGWGRACPNCKAEHFPRVDPVVIMIAEHDGRALVGRQPSWPAGRYSALAGFLEPGESIEEAVAREIGEEAGVPVTDVRYVASQPWPFPSQLMIACIARAEHDTITLDTNELEHAMWVTRDEARAALAGEPGAFGAPPPYAIAHALLKAWVEGGA
- the gyrB gene encoding DNA topoisomerase (ATP-hydrolyzing) subunit B, with the protein product MAEQQNNSEYGASSIKVLKGLDAVRKRPGMYIGDTDDGSGLHHMVFEVSDNAIDEALAGHCDRIDIVLNADGSVSVTDNGRGIPTGIHPEEGVSAAEVIMTQLHAGGKFENTSDDNAYKVSGGLHGVGVSVVNALSEFLDLTIWRDGEEHYMRFAFGDAVAPLKVVGKVEGKKGTRVTFLPSPATFKIVEFDFEKLEHRYRELAFLNSGVRLFLTDARHEEQKSVELFYEGGIAAFVKWLDRNKQPLFPDPISVSGMRDQIGIEVALEWNDSYYENVLAFTNNIPQRDGGTHIAAFRAALTRTLNNYAEKSGLLKKEKVSLTGDDMREGLTAIVSVKLPDPKFSSQTKDKLVSSEVRQPLESLMADKMAEWLEENPQHARSIVGKIIDAAAAREAAKRARELTRRKGVMDIASLPGKLADCQERDPSKSELFLVEGDSAGGSAKQGRDRHFQAILPLRGKILNVERARFDRMLGSKEIGTLIQAMGTGIGRDDFKLEKLRYHKIVIMTDADVDGAHIRTLLLTFFYRQMPEIIENGHLYIAQPPLYKATKGRSEVYLKDDHALDNYLVDAGLAGMALERGAEALTGAHLRPLVEHARRMRTLMRYVPRRYDPVIIEGLALGGALDPEATREARAAAVTEVVRRLDQGDNEATWSASVTEEGGIHFERLWRGVTDHHIVEAAFLASAEARKLHTLAGEQADTFAHAAKLVPVKGSAVEAPVDAIATDEEGEETVTVGRGQSLVARPSQLLDAILAAGRKGLSIQRYKGLGEMNADQLWETTLDPSNRTMLRVAIEQADVADEIFTRLMGDVVEPRREFIQENALSVANLDV